A window of the Pyrodictium abyssi genome harbors these coding sequences:
- a CDS encoding ATP:cob(I)alamin adenosyltransferase, with amino-acid sequence MPSAGGSCIGLETEAMIAGRLVRLPKHSPVIEFYGAVEEAEALIARARLQLEPRDPAMAERLYRLQRAVRLLPGVLAGMVDPREPQRLIEEAGEGLEKPGGWSLTGCTPEDPDIVLAMTRLRAGDRHIARAHDEGHVPRELAQLLSLLLEAASYTLYTIHWSLCSRAPSSQKLVARSIAEL; translated from the coding sequence GTGCCGAGCGCTGGCGGCAGCTGCATCGGCCTAGAGACCGAGGCGATGATAGCCGGCCGCCTAGTGAGGCTGCCAAAGCACAGCCCCGTCATAGAGTTCTACGGCGCCGTCGAGGAGGCCGAGGCACTGATAGCCCGGGCGCGCCTCCAGCTAGAGCCCCGCGACCCCGCCATGGCCGAGAGGCTCTACCGGCTACAGCGCGCCGTCCGCCTCCTACCCGGCGTCCTCGCCGGCATGGTAGACCCCAGGGAGCCTCAGCGCCTCATAGAGGAGGCTGGCGAGGGCCTAGAGAAGCCCGGAGGCTGGAGCCTAACCGGCTGCACCCCTGAGGACCCCGACATAGTGCTCGCCATGACCCGGCTACGGGCCGGCGACCGCCACATAGCCCGGGCCCACGACGAGGGCCACGTGCCCCGCGAGCTAGCCCAGCTCCTCTCCCTGCTCCTCGAGGCCGCGAGCTACACGCTCTACACGATACACTGGAGCCTCTGCTCCCGGGCCCCGTCGAGCCAGAAGCTGGTAGCCAGAAGCATAGCCGAGCTATAG
- a CDS encoding dipeptide epimerase, producing MNPATPSPRHRCRALPRIERITVHRLQARLRGVFRIAYAAAATVESVVAEVVLSDGTRGWGEAAPAPRVTHENTASVEAYIEAVAEKLTGLELPDGLGEALRRVHAGAPGFSSARAALESALLDATARVLGTPVYTLLGGRVHRGLETDYTVSIPGPDTIEEIRRGQGSRRDAFIEAVEYLVGLRSRAPEEPGFPLPAVQGFRVLKVKLGTGSTEDDVLLAETVYEASRGKVRIRIDANQAWTRKQAIRVIRRLERSLGTALELVEQPVPAPRLEDLAAVRNAVETPVASDESTRSPEEIARAAALGAVDVVNIKIAKIGGPLQAARAAAMLEAHGLEAMWGCMVETGLGISQAVHPALTSPATRYVDLDAPLFLEEDPVENPPAYRPEPAGFMVYPPEGSGLGPRPRSIRGAR from the coding sequence TTGAACCCAGCGACGCCGAGCCCTCGGCACCGGTGCAGGGCCCTGCCACGGATAGAGCGTATCACCGTGCACCGGCTCCAGGCGAGGCTACGCGGCGTCTTCCGCATAGCCTACGCTGCCGCGGCCACCGTGGAGAGCGTCGTGGCCGAGGTCGTGTTGAGCGACGGCACCCGTGGCTGGGGCGAGGCAGCGCCAGCGCCACGGGTGACACACGAGAACACAGCATCCGTAGAGGCCTACATCGAGGCAGTCGCCGAGAAGCTGACGGGGCTAGAGCTCCCCGACGGCCTCGGCGAGGCATTACGCCGCGTCCACGCTGGCGCGCCGGGCTTTAGCTCGGCCCGCGCAGCCCTGGAGTCAGCGCTGCTAGACGCCACGGCCCGTGTCCTAGGCACGCCGGTCTACACGCTGCTCGGCGGCAGGGTCCACCGGGGCCTCGAGACAGACTATACCGTCTCGATACCCGGCCCCGATACCATCGAGGAGATAAGGAGGGGCCAGGGTAGCCGCCGAGACGCCTTCATAGAGGCCGTGGAGTACCTCGTAGGGCTACGCTCCAGGGCGCCCGAGGAGCCAGGCTTCCCTCTGCCCGCCGTCCAGGGCTTCCGCGTCCTCAAGGTGAAGCTCGGCACAGGCAGCACCGAGGACGACGTGCTCCTCGCCGAGACGGTGTACGAGGCCTCCCGGGGCAAGGTGAGGATAAGGATAGACGCTAACCAGGCGTGGACGCGGAAGCAGGCGATACGGGTCATACGCAGGCTTGAGCGGAGCCTAGGCACAGCCCTAGAGCTGGTCGAGCAGCCTGTCCCCGCGCCCCGGCTCGAGGACCTAGCAGCAGTGAGGAACGCCGTCGAGACACCGGTAGCCTCCGACGAGTCCACCAGGAGCCCCGAGGAAATAGCCAGGGCGGCTGCGCTCGGCGCCGTGGACGTGGTCAACATAAAGATAGCCAAGATAGGGGGCCCGCTCCAGGCAGCCCGCGCAGCAGCAATGCTGGAGGCTCACGGGCTCGAGGCGATGTGGGGCTGCATGGTCGAGACCGGCCTAGGGATATCCCAGGCGGTGCACCCGGCGCTGACCAGCCCGGCTACCAGGTACGTGGACCTCGACGCCCCACTGTTCCTGGAGGAGGACCCGGTCGAGAACCCGCCAGCCTACAGACCGGAGCCAGCTGGCTTCATGGTGTACCCGCCGGAGGGCTCGGGGCTAGGCCCCCGGCCGAGGAGCATCCGGGGTGCCAGGTAG
- a CDS encoding NifB/NifX family molybdenum-iron cluster-binding protein translates to MERVCVAIATDDGERVKVGHFGDARFFLHYVRGEDGWRLVHRVENPYAGHGHSHGHHGYHGHGGHRHVEKRMHILELNKGCTYIVATAMGPGGREFMESHGLRVVLVKPGTSIEEALSIVEETARPEC, encoded by the coding sequence ATGGAGCGTGTCTGCGTAGCCATAGCAACCGATGATGGCGAGCGCGTGAAGGTCGGCCACTTCGGGGACGCGAGGTTCTTCCTCCACTACGTCCGTGGCGAGGACGGCTGGAGGCTAGTCCACAGGGTCGAGAACCCCTACGCGGGCCACGGGCACAGTCATGGCCACCATGGCTATCACGGGCACGGCGGTCACCGGCATGTGGAGAAACGGATGCACATCCTAGAGCTGAACAAGGGCTGTACATACATAGTGGCTACCGCGATGGGGCCTGGCGGTAGGGAGTTCATGGAGAGTCACGGGCTGCGGGTGGTCCTGGTAAAGCCGGGCACTAGCATAGAGGAGGCGCTGTCAATCGTAGAGGAGACTGCTAGGCCGGAGTGTTAG
- a CDS encoding FMN-binding glutamate synthase family protein, with product MSASVKLVAGYKPPVGGGRTQEFWSKDRITAIRYAAQHGVERTILSRPRARGRLLDRLAIRDLDPRELSELARKLGPEGIDRLDVDAGVDFAEVHLRVPVYLGDMSFGALSGRPNIALARAADAAGAVVGVGEGGLHPEVARCRNIVIQWASGRFGIDRYMLRRGLAVNIKIGQGAKPGIGGHLPARKVVGEIAKLRKLPPGSEALSPAPHHDIYSIEDLAQRVKMLRELTGRPVIVKTAATNQVGFVTLGTARATAMGIIIDGAGAGTGATPRIVRDHVGMPVDYAVPVADRLLRENGLRDGFLVIGGGMISSGEDVAKLILLGANMANISTAALIAMGCIMCHICNTGNCPVALTNTIDSVLKLDIDWAVARVVNWLRAIERTLKLITYALGEDNLQKLVGRRDLLELYNADEYVAKVVGVELAEPGQIAWYSDPGDEPVPREVYMEAKTPVLGMGGYVPGYTTPAERPLDLLRIEAAQVTRPSVDPYREEIDLTVRLPDGTVYEAPIAVPCLEEPLAEAAEALGYPLECELMERPYAIALPPGIEPPQGTTLIVVDEELRGRGGRSKPWLEEWVVRLDDEAWSSGIRSDIAIVAAGDLRSAADVYKLLALGADLVSIRRPFRWLSRKIAGWPSERRREAYENTLIAITWELKLLMGAGGLTSYQSLQGNRWLLRSLDGEVAQRLHVLVAGE from the coding sequence GTGTCTGCCAGCGTAAAGCTCGTGGCGGGCTATAAGCCTCCCGTGGGGGGCGGGCGTACCCAGGAGTTTTGGAGCAAGGACAGGATAACGGCGATAAGGTACGCGGCGCAGCACGGCGTGGAGAGGACGATACTGAGCAGGCCGAGGGCTAGGGGCCGGCTCCTCGACCGGCTCGCTATACGCGACCTCGACCCCCGCGAGCTCTCCGAGCTCGCCCGGAAACTGGGCCCCGAGGGGATAGACAGACTGGACGTGGACGCTGGGGTAGACTTCGCCGAGGTGCATCTCCGCGTCCCCGTTTACCTGGGCGACATGAGCTTCGGCGCGCTCTCCGGCCGCCCAAACATAGCGTTGGCGCGCGCAGCCGACGCGGCCGGCGCAGTGGTGGGCGTAGGCGAGGGTGGGCTACACCCCGAGGTTGCGCGCTGCAGGAACATAGTGATACAGTGGGCGAGCGGCCGCTTCGGCATAGACAGGTACATGTTGCGTCGCGGCCTAGCAGTCAACATCAAGATAGGCCAGGGCGCTAAGCCGGGTATAGGCGGGCACCTCCCGGCGAGGAAGGTCGTGGGCGAGATAGCTAAGCTGCGTAAGCTGCCCCCGGGGAGCGAGGCGCTGAGCCCCGCCCCGCACCACGACATCTACAGCATAGAGGACCTGGCCCAGAGGGTGAAGATGCTACGCGAGCTCACCGGCCGCCCCGTCATCGTCAAGACGGCTGCAACCAACCAGGTAGGCTTCGTGACTCTCGGCACAGCCCGCGCCACGGCCATGGGCATAATCATAGACGGTGCCGGGGCTGGCACCGGCGCGACGCCCCGGATAGTCCGCGACCACGTGGGTATGCCAGTGGACTACGCCGTGCCGGTGGCCGACCGGCTGCTCCGGGAGAACGGGCTACGCGACGGCTTCCTCGTGATAGGCGGTGGCATGATATCCAGTGGCGAGGACGTAGCCAAGCTTATCCTGCTGGGCGCAAACATGGCCAACATATCCACGGCAGCGCTCATAGCCATGGGCTGTATCATGTGCCACATATGCAACACTGGCAACTGCCCCGTGGCCCTCACCAACACGATAGACAGCGTACTCAAGCTAGATATAGACTGGGCTGTGGCCCGGGTGGTGAACTGGCTACGCGCGATAGAGAGGACACTGAAGCTGATAACCTACGCGCTAGGCGAGGACAACCTACAGAAGCTCGTTGGGCGCCGCGACCTCCTCGAGCTCTACAACGCAGACGAGTACGTCGCGAAGGTCGTGGGCGTAGAGCTCGCGGAGCCCGGGCAGATAGCCTGGTACAGCGACCCCGGCGACGAGCCAGTGCCACGCGAGGTCTACATGGAGGCTAAGACCCCCGTCCTCGGCATGGGCGGCTACGTGCCCGGCTACACGACGCCAGCAGAGAGGCCGCTAGACCTCCTCCGGATAGAGGCGGCGCAGGTCACAAGGCCCAGCGTCGACCCGTACCGCGAGGAGATAGACCTCACGGTGAGGCTGCCCGACGGGACCGTCTACGAGGCGCCGATAGCCGTCCCGTGCCTCGAGGAGCCCCTCGCCGAGGCTGCTGAGGCGCTTGGCTACCCGCTCGAGTGTGAGTTGATGGAGAGGCCCTACGCGATAGCCCTGCCGCCCGGCATAGAGCCGCCACAGGGCACGACGCTGATAGTCGTCGACGAGGAGCTCCGCGGCCGCGGCGGCCGGTCCAAGCCGTGGCTAGAGGAGTGGGTGGTAAGGCTCGACGACGAGGCGTGGAGCAGCGGGATAAGGAGCGACATAGCCATTGTGGCTGCTGGCGACCTCCGTAGCGCGGCTGACGTCTACAAGCTGCTCGCCCTCGGCGCCGACCTGGTGTCAATCAGGAGGCCCTTCCGCTGGCTCAGCCGCAAGATAGCCGGCTGGCCCTCGGAGAGGAGGAGGGAGGCCTACGAGAACACACTGATAGCGATAACCTGGGAGCTCAAGCTGCTGATGGGAGCGGGCGGGTTGACGAGCTACCAGAGCCTCCAGGGCAACCGGTGGCTCCTCCGCAGCCTCGACGGCGAGGTGGCCCAGCGGCTACACGTGCTCGTGGCGGGCGAGTAG
- a CDS encoding DUF1611 domain-containing protein, translating to MVYHEGRRKAAIYAPGAYGREEGKTGHDLVIFDGGLLWDLVAVVDPFNAGRDAGEVLGLGRKNIPIVRGLREALDAGAEALILGAAPVGGRLPEEWKRDIRDALEAGVDVYSGLHTFLSDDPELRAAAEKSGARIVDVRKPDPRYFHVWDGRVLGTGMKRVLIAGTDCEAGKNIATYTIYRELVRRGARACMIGTGQTMLLLGARGLVMDAVPSDFVAGALEQVLVEAYEQGCEVAVVEGQAAVTHEAYGHVSLGILRGASPTHIVIAHVPGRRWRAAFGHAWKPLRNPEPGEELAYLTALNPYPNPVLAGITLNTSMYGPEEAKRIEEEYTRTYMVPAVDPLRTGVEAIAEKILSS from the coding sequence ATGGTGTACCACGAGGGCAGGCGGAAGGCGGCCATATATGCTCCCGGCGCCTATGGCAGGGAGGAGGGCAAGACCGGCCACGACCTCGTGATATTCGACGGCGGCCTGCTATGGGACCTCGTGGCCGTGGTGGACCCGTTTAACGCTGGCCGCGACGCTGGCGAGGTCCTCGGCCTCGGCAGGAAGAACATACCGATAGTCCGGGGGCTCCGCGAGGCCCTCGACGCGGGCGCCGAGGCACTGATACTCGGCGCAGCGCCGGTCGGCGGCAGGCTCCCGGAGGAGTGGAAACGCGACATCCGCGACGCCCTCGAGGCCGGAGTAGACGTCTACAGCGGGCTCCACACCTTCCTCTCCGACGACCCCGAGCTGCGCGCCGCGGCCGAGAAGAGCGGCGCTAGGATAGTCGACGTCCGCAAGCCGGACCCGCGCTACTTCCACGTCTGGGATGGCCGTGTGTTAGGCACGGGGATGAAGCGCGTACTGATAGCTGGGACCGACTGCGAGGCTGGGAAGAACATAGCGACCTACACCATCTACCGCGAGCTCGTGCGCCGCGGCGCCCGCGCCTGCATGATAGGCACTGGGCAGACTATGCTCCTCCTGGGCGCCCGTGGCCTCGTCATGGATGCTGTGCCGAGCGACTTCGTAGCCGGCGCGCTCGAGCAGGTGCTAGTCGAGGCGTACGAGCAGGGCTGCGAGGTAGCCGTGGTAGAGGGCCAGGCAGCGGTGACCCACGAGGCCTACGGCCACGTATCGCTGGGTATACTGCGCGGCGCCTCTCCAACCCACATAGTGATAGCACACGTGCCAGGCCGCCGCTGGCGGGCAGCCTTCGGCCACGCGTGGAAGCCTCTACGCAACCCAGAGCCCGGCGAAGAGCTAGCCTACCTGACCGCCCTAAACCCGTACCCGAACCCGGTGCTAGCGGGGATAACGCTGAACACTAGCATGTACGGCCCCGAGGAGGCTAAGAGAATCGAGGAGGAGTACACCCGGACATACATGGTGCCAGCCGTAGACCCGCTAAGGACCGGGGTCGAGGCGATAGCAGAGAAAATACTCTCCAGCTAA
- a CDS encoding dolichol kinase, giving the protein MLLHYRWLWNARLKYSVYGRTTPSITLRQAITYNIASGNREGSTALSILDAYIVDTSLVIQDFLKALPLVAWVLFVVHGLAKWSYLWARSRWGEGVGVYFARKVIHMAAGGLVALLVPFLFREPWVPLILGLVLAVYVYIPHRTGRLMKWFQDPGNISEVYYCVSWGLAAFLAWPFDVRIAVFPLFLMSFGDGVTGIIRGIRQRRRVKSWDGTLGFLAVSLPVGVAVFGLAGGIAALAAALAEKSGLVDDNISVPAVSLAILLAAHQAGALPA; this is encoded by the coding sequence ATGCTTCTACACTATAGATGGCTCTGGAACGCTAGGCTTAAGTACAGCGTCTATGGTCGAACCACACCATCTATAACCCTCCGGCAGGCGATCACATACAACATAGCCTCGGGCAATAGGGAGGGCAGCACAGCCTTGAGCATCCTCGACGCCTATATCGTCGACACGAGCCTAGTTATCCAGGACTTCCTCAAGGCTCTCCCGCTGGTCGCGTGGGTGCTCTTCGTCGTCCACGGCCTCGCCAAGTGGAGCTACCTGTGGGCCCGCAGCCGCTGGGGCGAAGGCGTAGGAGTCTACTTCGCCCGCAAGGTAATACACATGGCCGCCGGCGGGCTCGTCGCGCTCCTCGTCCCGTTCCTCTTCAGGGAGCCCTGGGTCCCACTGATCCTCGGCCTCGTCCTCGCAGTATACGTCTACATTCCCCACCGGACCGGCAGGCTCATGAAGTGGTTCCAAGACCCCGGCAACATAAGCGAGGTCTACTACTGCGTGAGCTGGGGCCTCGCCGCGTTCCTAGCATGGCCCTTCGACGTGAGGATAGCAGTATTCCCGCTCTTCCTCATGAGCTTCGGCGACGGCGTGACCGGGATAATAAGGGGGATAAGGCAGCGCCGCCGCGTCAAGAGTTGGGACGGCACCCTAGGCTTCCTCGCGGTCAGCCTACCCGTCGGCGTAGCAGTGTTCGGGCTAGCCGGCGGCATAGCGGCACTAGCAGCCGCGCTAGCCGAGAAGAGCGGCCTAGTCGACGACAACATCAGCGTGCCCGCAGTCAGCCTCGCTATACTCCTGGCCGCGCACCAGGCTGGCGCGCTACCAGCCTAG
- a CDS encoding amidohydrolase family protein, with product MPRALTLLEKALELLEELPCIADAHVHLIDGRSPWELALELAGYRVSLAQVMEIRPPVDLVTRKSQGVLPRAWSMSRPVLEKLAPWLLEHYESPSRLLAETLVFLSRFGPIDPREARATSGARLLVYADPEPSAGPEETHARAHGRLRDGYQGLKLITTLHMVWPDSEEVEAVFEAANEAAAPILAHAGCDPGLWELPPFCALGNPARLEPFIARYRDVPVIIAHCGGYSAAAPGVYTQEAVALARRYPNVYLDTSAVPLEVLEIVLASLPPDKILHGSDYPVVEEDTPARSAARLAAAAIHRGLGRRAVEAMMYRNLEELLGQQCQPIEPT from the coding sequence GTGCCACGGGCCCTGACACTCCTAGAGAAGGCGCTAGAACTGCTAGAGGAGCTGCCATGCATAGCGGATGCTCACGTCCACTTGATAGACGGGCGTAGCCCGTGGGAGCTCGCACTCGAGCTAGCAGGCTACAGGGTCTCCCTGGCACAAGTCATGGAGATACGCCCACCCGTAGACCTGGTGACAAGGAAGAGCCAAGGCGTCCTCCCACGGGCCTGGAGCATGTCCCGCCCAGTGCTCGAGAAGCTAGCCCCCTGGTTGCTAGAGCACTACGAGTCCCCTAGCAGGCTCCTTGCGGAGACCCTCGTGTTCCTCTCCAGGTTCGGCCCCATAGACCCCCGCGAGGCCAGGGCCACCAGCGGGGCCCGCCTGCTGGTCTATGCCGACCCTGAGCCAAGCGCTGGCCCCGAGGAAACCCATGCCCGGGCCCATGGCCGGCTACGGGACGGCTACCAGGGCCTCAAGCTGATAACAACTCTGCACATGGTGTGGCCTGACTCCGAGGAGGTCGAGGCGGTGTTCGAGGCGGCCAACGAGGCAGCAGCGCCCATACTGGCCCACGCTGGCTGCGACCCAGGGCTCTGGGAGCTCCCCCCATTCTGCGCCCTCGGTAACCCAGCCCGGCTGGAGCCATTCATAGCCAGGTACCGCGACGTGCCGGTGATAATAGCGCACTGCGGCGGCTACAGCGCAGCAGCCCCGGGCGTCTACACCCAAGAGGCTGTCGCGCTCGCCCGCCGCTACCCCAACGTCTACCTCGACACGAGCGCGGTGCCGCTCGAGGTCCTAGAAATAGTGCTGGCAAGCCTGCCTCCAGACAAGATCCTCCACGGTAGCGACTACCCCGTAGTAGAGGAGGACACGCCAGCCCGTAGCGCGGCCCGGCTAGCCGCGGCAGCCATTCACAGAGGCCTAGGCAGGAGAGCCGTAGAGGCCATGATGTACCGAAACCTCGAGGAGCTGCTCGGCCAGCAGTGCCAGCCCATCGAGCCTACATAA